One Ricinus communis isolate WT05 ecotype wild-type chromosome 2, ASM1957865v1, whole genome shotgun sequence DNA segment encodes these proteins:
- the LOC8274628 gene encoding protein IQ-DOMAIN 32 — MGRSTSCFKIITCAGDSADKDDDDLLAPENKSSSDKRGWSFRKRSARHRVLSNTIIAEAPYSANKESSESATLTFQSPDSSNVPEKISVIQCTDEKPQLPIADSKVSETIVVTKDESEAHAHLEESVVIVIQTAVRQFLARKKLVKLKNLIKLQAAVRGHLVRQHAVGTLRCVQAIVKMQALVRARRSRLLQEGSSTEINIDGKHEKAISETLGEGTSISRPNVTYKSMEKLLSNKFARQLMESTPKARPIHIKCDPSKPNSAWSWLERWMSVSSAEPTPQPGSTNEQLESERKAHLASLLETVVPCEGSLELGDSKSNLEEIVLPSEAKQNPMTNDADDFEFQESHPTSSLVGGASELPQFEKISKSDAKEALVDINSLPSQSMQSDINSHMHVKLEPSSDINTLPSQTMQSDVNSQMQLNALSHKAETEVEQTDQPKRSMKRYASEQLETEGKKFVYGSRKASNPAFVAAHSKFEELSVTMNSNKSLSSSYQDSGVELNMDTVSSGENTAMSTIEVNMVEDSVPNNLRVQYGGSECGTELSVTSTLDSPDRSEVGAAYNEHEARSTEKETCNLDIKKDNVESKIEPTDSLSDLSDSVVIKPEKLDNVRSVSVNSIVAADSPNIDLKPERSAPDVQVELHSETSGPAYRTSPEASPRSHITIPESQGTPSSQLSVKAKKTKTDKSASSQKRKSLSAGKRSPSNSNIDSGARSSMEQLPKDQKNGKRRNSFGSIRPEQTDEGPRDSSSSNSVPHFMQATESARAKIQANSSPRSSPDVQDRDYIKKRHSLPGANGRQGSPRIQRSMSQAQQGTKGNGSQVIHEKKWQR; from the exons ATGGGAAGATCCACTTCttgtttcaaaataataacatgCGCTGGTGATTCAGCTGATAAAGACGATGATGATCTTCTGGCTCCTGAG AACAAGAGTTCAAGTGACAAACGCGGATGGAGTTTCCGGAAGAGATCTGCCCGTCATCGAGTTCTAAGCAATACTATCATTGCAGAAGCCCCTTATTCGGCCAATAAGGAGAGCTCTGAATCTGCCACTCTTACCTTCCAATCACCAGATTCCTCTAATGTTCCAGAGAAAATCTCTGTGATACAGTGTACTGATGAGAAGCCACAGTTGCCGATTGCAGACTCAAAAGTGTCTGAGACTATTGTTGTCACCAAGGATGAAAGTGAAGCTCATGCCCACCTTGAAGAATCTGTTGTTATTGTTATACAAACTGCTGTCAGACAGTTTTtg gcCCGGAAAAAGCTGGTCAAGCTGAAAAATCTGATTAAACTGCAAGCTGCTGTGCGCGGACATTTGGTCCGACAGCATGCTGTTGGTACTCTAAGATGTGTACAAGCCATTGTCAAAATGCAAGCACTTGTTCGTGCTCGCCGTTCTCGTTTGTTGCAAGAGGGCTCATCTACAGAAATCAATATAGATGGAAAGCATGAGAAGGCTATTTCAGAGACCTTG GGGGAGGGGACCTCAATTTCCAGACCAAATGTAACATATAAATCAATGGAGAAGCTACTTAGCAATAAGTTTGCTCGTCAG CTAATGGAATCGACACCAAAAGCGAGGCCTATACACATCAAGTGTGATCCTTCGAAACCAAATTCTGCTTGGAGCTGGTTAGAGAGATGGATGTCTGTTTCATCAGCAGAACCAACACCACAACCCGGATCGACAAATGAGCAACTGGAAAGTGAGAGAAAAGCGCATCTGGCCTCTTTACTGGAAACTGTAGTTCCATGTGAAGGCTCTCTTGAGTTGGGAGATTCAAAGTCCAATTTGGAGGAAATTGTTCTGCCCTCTGAAGCCAAACAGAATCCGATGACTAATGATGCAGATGACTTTGAGTTTCAAGAGAGTCATCCAACCTCTTCTTTAGTAGGAGGTGCTTCGGAGCTACCCCAGTTCGAGAAGATCAGTAAATCTGATGCAAAAGAGGCCTTAGTAGACATAAATTCTCTTCCAAGTCAAAGTATGCAATCTGATATAAATTCTCATATGCATGTCAAATTAGAGCCGTCGTCAGACATAAATACTCTTCCAAGCCAAACTATGCAATCTGATGTAAATTCTCAAATGCAACTCAATGCTCTTTCTCATAAGGCTGAAACTGAAGTTGAACAAACTGATCAACCCAAGCGCTCTATGAAAAGGTATGCCTCTGAACAATTGGAGACTGAAGGTAAGAAGTTTGTATATGGATCAAGAAAAGCTAGTAATCCTGCATTTGTTGCTGCCCATTCCAAATTTGAGGAGCTAAGTGTGACAATGAATTCAAATAAATCACTCAGTTCATCTTATCAAGATAGTGGGGTTGAGTTGAACATGGACACAGTTTCATCTGGGGAAAATACTGCAATGAGTACAATTGAGGTCAACATGGTTGAAGACTCAGTTCCGAATAATTTGAGGGTTCAATATGGTGGTTCTGAATGTGGTACTGAACTTTCTGTTACTTCCACTCTTGACTCGCCTGATAGATCTGAAGTTGGAGCTGCATATAATGAGCACGAAGCAAGATCCACAGAGAAAGAAACCTGCAATCTTGACATTAAAAAGGATAATGTTGAATCCAAGATTGAGCCTACAGATTCACTGTCAGATTTGTCTGATTCTGTAGTAATCAAGCCTGAAAAACTTGACAATGTGAGAAGTGTATCTGTCAATTCAATTGTAGCTGCAGACTCCCCAAACATAGACTTGAAGCCAGAGAGAAGTGCTCCTGATGTCCAAGTAGAACTGCATTCAGAGACAAGCGGTCCGGCATATAGAACATCGCCAGAAGCTTCCCCAAGAAGCCATATAACCATTCCAGAATCCCAAGGAACACCTTCTAGTCAACTATCTGTGAAAGCAAAGAAGACCAAAACTGACAAGAGTGCTTCCAGCCAAAAACGCAAGTCTCTTTCAGCTGGTAAGAGATCTCCTTCAAACTCAAATATTGATTCTGGTGCAAGAAGTAGCATGGAACAATTACCTAAAGATCAAAAGAATGGGAAGAGGCGTAATTCTTTTGGTTCAATAAGACCTGAGCAGACTGATGAAGGACCCAGGGATAGTAGCAGTAGCAATTCGGTCCCTCATTTTATGCAAGCTACGGAATCAGCAAGAGCCAAGATCCAAGCAAATAGTTCACCAAGATCAAGCCCAGATGTTCAGGACAGAGATTACATCAAGAAGAGACATTCCTTACCTGGTGCAAATGGAAGGCAGGGATCTCCGCGCATCCAACGCTCAATGTCTCAAGCACAGCAGGGTACAAAGGGAAATGGCAGCCAGGTTATTCATg AGAAAAAATGGCAGAGGTGA